The Acipenser ruthenus chromosome 11, fAciRut3.2 maternal haplotype, whole genome shotgun sequence region CTGCATGATAATGAAATTAGAAGTTTATAAAAACGAATGtaaattagaattaatacagatttaaagctagaagtaaaaatgatgtcacaatatatagaacaccattacatcatgtaagaataaatcatagatttgaatatatataaacaataacaagtcatcgtcatgctgtcaaaaacctataaatacctccaatgttttgattcaagcacacacacacacacacacacacacacacacacacacatacacatatatatatatatactgtatatacatatatatatatatatatatataaatacactgcTAAAAGTCTATAATAAAATGACTAGAAAATGCCCAGAAcaactgaaaaaaacatttacaatacaGTATCTAATACTGTATTAAATGAGAATTatccatttttgtatttttttttagatgcaaGATGAAATTCAAAAGCCTGCCAATGGACATGCAGCTTTAAGGTGGGAAATTCAACTCACAAGCATGTTTCTGCTACAAATCAGATCAAGTGACATCATAGTTTAGCAATCCACATTCATCCAGGCAGATAGAAGATCACACTGTGTGcttataaaatgaaaacacagcatCAGAAATTCAATGAAGTCCATTATTATAGTTTGATAAACTGATTAACCCGGGCTGTTTTTCATTATTGTAGCTGAAATATTTGACAATAGCAATTCCCATCAATGTGAAAAACACActgagatgtatttgttttgaaagtgacaCTGCACTGGAAATCATTTTGACTGGGAATGTCTTACACTGCTAGATAAACCAGCTGGCCCTTAGAATTTGCTTATGAAGCTTTTCTGCAACGGCAGTTTGGAAGTGTTTGCATTTTTTCCCCATTCGAAGCACAAAATGAGCTTCTAATTGCGATTGCTTGAAACATTTTAGCTGAGTTATTTAATGAACCTGGTTATCGGTTCAAAAAGCCTCTATTCTTTGCATTGACACAAATATACGATCTGCAAAGGCTCCCGTCTTTATGGAACGGATATATTTATGCTTGATATGCCATCTTCATTTTAAAGATGTAAGTTATTCTAGCTTGTCTGTGCACGATCTCCCTTTGACAGATTTATCAATGGCCATTCAGAGGATGTTAACATAACCGTGGGTGAAGAAGACTTTGGGGCAGTGTTGACGGGCTGTGACGTCTCTCCCTACAGAACACTCGAGAGAGGAGAGTAAGTAGAAAAGCAAACATGCACTCTGAGGCTCCTTGAATGTCTGTTTCATTAGTCATGTTAGAATAAGACTACATATCCAGACTGTTCATGTAAGCGTCGTCTTTCAACAGCTTCAGTCTTCAGAATGTggtttagcattatgagatgggATCAGTATTAAAACATGATGGTGCTGGACTTCTGGTTGTAGTTGGAATGGAGTAGAAGTGCAGCCCTGGTTACTGAGAACCTTACTGGCCAGGCGTCTCATCTTACTAAACTGGAAGCAAGCTGTCCTACCCTCTTTTCCCCATTGATtgcactgttgcagcagcaaaggtaattcaaaatgatctagacagcattcagaacagggtagacacatggcaaataacttttaatggagaaaagtgtaaggtactgcaagcaggcaataaaaatgtgcattataaatgtcatatgggagatactgaaattgaagaaggaatctatgaaaaagacctaggagtttatgttgactcagaaatgtcttcatctagacagtgtgaggaagctataaaaaaagccaacaagatgcttggatatatggtaaaaagtgttgaatttaaatcaagggaagtaatgttaaaactttacaatgcattagtaagacttcatctaggatattgtgttcagttccggtcacctcgctacaaaaaggatattgctgctctagaaagagtgcaaagaagagtgatcagaattattcctggtttaaaaggcatgtcgtatgcagacaggcttaaagaattttttctattcagtcttgaacaaagaaaactacgcggcgatccgattcaagcattcaaaatcctaaaaggtatagacaatgtcaacccaggggacttctttgacctgaaaaaagaaacaaggaccaggggtcacaaatggaaattagataaaggggcattcagaacagaaaataggaggcacttttttacacagagaattgtgagggtctggaaccaactccccagtaatgttgttgaagctgacaccctgggatccttcaagaagctgcttgatgagattctgggattaataagctactaacaaccaaacgagcaagatgggctgaatggcctcctctcatttgtaaactttcttatgttcttattggaCCAGGGATGTTCTACATTTTCTCTAACTTGAGAAAGTGAGATACACCTTGCAAGGTTCAACTGATAAAGCTAACACCACCTGGCAACCTTTTATAACTCACTTTAAAAATAAGGGTGATATAGAGGTCTAATGATTTAGGACATGCTGCATTCTCCCTATAAcaggtttctttttattattattattattattattattattattattattattattattatttctgtatatatattttaattttatatatatatatattttttttttattagtatggTGGTTTTACTTTCCCCCTCCCTGGTATCTTGTTTTCTGCTTATTGTAAAATCATGTAATGCTTTCATAAATTCATCTTTTGTATTTCCTGAAAGATCAATAAAagcattataaataaataaataaataacacatgatGGTGATGTTTGAAGATCGCGTCACATTAAAAACGTTTACTTTGCTGCGTGTGATTtatgttttcttcttcttttctatTATAGGTACAGTGCAAAAATGAAAGTTGGCTTAAGTGGGACTAGCCTTGACGTGGGACTGGGGCTGCTTGACTTTGGTGCCTCATACACTGTTATTATAACAGGGGTGAGTTACCAGCCTCATCCCAGCAAAGGAAGCGCTAGTATAGGGGCTGCCTCTGCTTACTCAACCAGCTACATTCTGAAAGCTGTTCGCATCGAATCGTCATTAGAGcaacaccaattacaattttaaaaccaacaaacacatctttttaaattttgttatgatttattatctATGAAAAAAATGTTCTATTGACGATTTTACAATCAAAACAGCAGTGTAACCAAAACAGGGCATGGTTActgaggcaggcaggcagggaggcaggcgggcaggcagggaggcagggatgcaggcagggagacagggaggcaggaaggcaggcagggaggcagggagggaggtaGGGAGGCAGGTAGGGAGGCAGgcgggcaggcagggaggcaggaaggcaggcagggaggcaggcgggcaggcagggaggcaggcagggaggcagggatgcaggcagggagacagggaggcaggaaggcaggcagggaggcagggaggcaggcaggcagggaggcaggcaggcaggcacgtAGATACCAGTGGTAGGACAGCACCTTTTGGGCACATTGCCACTGTAATGCCAACGACAGCAGCAAAACTGGTAGATTTTTAAAGCTTTGATAAAGTCAGTGTGGTATTTCAactttatatataaaatcaaaatatGTATACTTTTACTTGTGAACACAATTGTCTTGTATTGTCTCTGCTAGACCTCTGTCACTACTGTCCACATCAACACAACCCAAGATATCTTTGCAAACAGCCTGCACATAGGCTGGCAGGTCCCACAGTATGTGCTGATAACAGCCGGCGAGGTCCTGTTCTCCATCACTGGGCTTGAGTTCTCCTACTCACAGGTAAGGGCTCCAGAGGGGGAGGGACTTGAGTTCTACTCACACGTAAGGGCTCCGGAGGGGGAGGGGCTTGTGTTCTACTCGCAGGTCAGGGCTCCGGAGGGGTATGGGCTTGAGTTCTACTCGCAGGTCAGGGCTCCGGAGGGGGAGGGGCTTGAGTTCTACTCGCAGGTCAGGGCTCCGGAGGGGGAGGGACTTGAGTTCTACTCACAGGTAAGGGCTCTGGAGGGGGAGGGGCTTGAGTTCTACTCACAGGTAAGGGCTCCGGAGGGGGAGGGACTTGAGTTCTACTCACAGGTAAGGGCTCCGGAGGGGGAGGGGCTTGAGTTTTACGCACAGGTAAGGGCTCCGGAGGGGGAGGAGCTTGAGTTCTACTCACAGGTAAGGGCTCCGGAGGGGGAGGGGCTTGAGTTCTACTCACAGGTAAGGGCTCCGGAGGGGGAGGGGCTTGAGTTCTACTCGCAGGTCAGGGCTCCGGAGGGGGAGGGACTTGAGTTCTACTCACAGGTAAGGGCTCCGGAGGGGGAGGGGCTTGAGTTCTACTCACAGGTAAGGGCTCCGGAGGGGGAGGGGCTTGAGTTCTACTCGCAGGTCAGGGCTCCGGAGGGGGAGGGACTTGAGTTCTACTCACAGGTAAGGGCTCCGGAGGGGGAGGGGCTTGAGTTCTACTCACAGGTAAGGGCTCCGGAGGGAGGGGCTTCTCTTTGGACATGAAAACCAGCCATGCTGCAGCACCACAATAACGCATAATACAAAAAGATCCGGAAACtattaaaataatctgcttgGAACCGAAACATATTTTGCAAATGGAATGATTCTTacaaatgcattatttatattgtatttggtGCAGATAGGCTTTAACTATGTAATTTACTATGGCTTTCTCAACGCTATCAGGCACACTTGGTTGGTTTCTGCAGCTCTGCACTACAGTGCCAGTGACCTGGAAGTCGAGTCCGGTTGGGTGAGTGGTGACTCGGGCGCTGTTTCTCTTTCAGGCCCCAGCCAGTATGAAGGCGGTCCTCCAGGCTGCTTGGCTGATGACCGTGGCTTTCGGGAATGTGATTGTGCTGATTGTAGCTCAGGGAGCAGTGCTGGAACAGGTATGGAGGGGGACTGGCTGGGGAGGAGGCACATCGGTACATCAAGTGTCCTCACCATGAACATCACTCTAGAGTCTGTGTTTGGGATGTATAATACCCCTACACtacatatagtttgttttttagaTAACTTGAATTTGTATATTACTCATAtgatgacactttttttttagctttcttCAGAGGTCACAGAAGTTGTTGTCTGAACCTATCCTCATTGAAACGATCATATTGATTTGTTGACTATTTCTTGATAAGTAGACCAGTACTGTTTTAATCCACTGGGTGGCAATCTTGTACAATAGTTCAATCGGCTCTATGTAATGCAGACCAGCTGCTGCCAGAGTATCACCTGTCTAAATGTCAGTGACTTACTGGCAGATGTTAAATAGATTGATTTAATTGATGTTATAGGTACCTGCATTCAGCTTTAAGGTTACTGCCATCACCAATTTCCAAACATAACATACAGATCTCTGTTGTAAGCCAAGCTACAGTCTATCCTTAAAGGCCAAACTAACCCTGATATGTACTGTcatgttttaattgaaaatgaaagacaatGACAATTGTCTAGCAGGCAATGGTTGCAGCAAAGGGTTTTTTTTAGGACGTCTCACTGTTCCAGTGAGACTTTCAAGATCCTATAGCCTTGTTAGCTTAAAAGACATCTCATAAGATAATGACTAATGTGTCTTGGAACCAGCCATGATCTGTGTggtttataatacaaaacacgCAGGGCATCCCCTGTACGTATGTATGTAGGAACGACCACCTCCACTATGTCTCCTTGGCACAGGATTTCAAGAGGGAGAGAGGATGAGGCAGGATTTCATGAAGGAGAGAGGATGAGGCAGGATTTCAtgaaggagagagaaggagagaggatgAGGCAGGATTTCATGAAGGAGAGAGGATGAGGCAGGATTTCAtgaaggagagagaaggagagaggatgAGGCAGGATTTCAtgaaggagagagaaggagagaggatgAGGCAGGATTTCATGAAGGAGAGAGGATGAGGCAGGATTTCATGAAGGAGAGAGGATGAGACAGGATTTTatgagggagagagaaggggagaggatgAGGCAGGATTTCATGAAGGAGAGAGGATGAGGCAGGATTTcatgagggagagagaaagagagaggatgaggcaggatttcatgaaggagagaggagagaggacgaGGCAGGATTTCATGAAGAAGAGAGGATGAGGCAGGATTTcatgagggagagagaaagagagaggatgAGGCAGGATTTCATGAAAGAGAGAGGATGAGGCAGGATTTcatgagggagagaggaggatgACAGGATTTCATGAAGGAGAGAGGATGAGACAGGATTTCATGAAGCAGAGAGGATGAGACAGGATTTCATGaaggagagagcaggagagaggatGAGACAGGATTTCATGAAGGAGAGAGGATGAGACAGGATTTCATGAAGGAGAGAGGAGGATGAGACAGGATTTCATGAAGCAGAGATGATGAGACAGGATTTCATGAAGGAGAGAGGATGAGACAGGATTTCATGAAGCAGAGATGATGAGACAGGATTTCAtgaaggagagagaaggagaggatgaGACAAGATTTCATGAAGCAGAGAGGATGGGTTCAGTACCGTGCTGTCTTGTGTTCTCTTCCAGTGGGTAGAGTTTGTTCTGTTTTCCTGTCTCCTGTTTGGGGTCTGTATCATCTTCTCAATCATGGCGTATTTCTACACCTACGTGGACCCGGAGGAGCTCGCTGAGCAAGACaagagagaagagaaagaaaaagcaaAGAGGAAAGAGAAAGAGCTTGGATACCAGGAGCTGGATGCCTTCATTAACTCTTGAACTTGCAAACCACAATCATCAATCACCAGCAGAACACTTTAGAAGTAAGAGTGATTACTCTGTAACCACACTAGATAATCCTAAACAGTTAAAAAGTAAGCAGACAATTTTACTAGTGTGCACTAGTCTGGGAAGACATTACTTCACACACATTACTATTGCcaatttccatatatatatatatatatatatatatatatatatatatatatatatatatgttttacgattaaaacatgttgtattgcttttcttttaaataaatgcttcCCATGTTTTTGTTCATGAATGCGTGGAAGTACACTGTGCTCGGCACTGGCAGCAAACTGCAAAAAAAGCGTCTTGCAGGATTAATTCAGGTTTAAATTGGAGGAGCCAAACACAATGCCCACAGCTCTCCTGAACTTTAAAGAAAGGAGTCCATCAATCACTACAAAGGCTCTTTAATATGGGCAGCTGGATTCCCTGCACAGAACATTTCAAAGACTTCATTAAAAACACCAGTCTTCAAGTGAACAGCATCCACTTAAATTAGCATGATGTGTTCCTAACctttttcagataaaaaaaaaataaaaaaataatctccaAATTGAAAGCATACAGCTGTCAGGGGTTTAGCAGCAGAGATACTTTATATTCTCAGGGATCTGAGATCATGGGAGCGCAAACAGCTTCACACACAGTTGTTTTTGATATTTATAAGCTATTGTACTCTCAATGGATTGGAGTATTACCATACCTCCTAGAGAATTAAGTGCAAATATACAAATCTTAGAAGAATTCAAGTGCTGTATACGGACTGCATGCTGTGTGCAAGGCATGTAGTGTACAGGATTGCACACAAAGGTGCTTGAGTAGTATTGAAGAGGCGCACGTTGTTCAAGGGATGTGACCCAGGGCTGCTCGTGAATACGTGTTATATACACCATGTGCATTATATTCAGAACGTTGCTGTACAATTTCCTGCCCGCTGTCCCAGTTTGTTACCGGGTTTAAACTAACCCTACAGCAGCGATTCCTCCTTCAAGTTCACTCAGGCAGTGCAATTTCCTCCCTCCTTCACTCCGGCTTCACATGCTCTCATTGGGATGCTGGTTGGATCTCTCTCCCTGTATCAACATTGCTTCAGAGCACTAACATTCCCTTGAGAACAGATGGGTGTTCTGCACTGTCTGTGTACAGCCTAATGTACAGCCTTTTCTGTTTCCTTATTCTGAGGCTAATATTTGTTTTACCTGAGACGGAGAAAGCGCTTGCAGAGTACAGTTGTTCATAGCAAGACGAGGTTTCAATCAGTTTTTAGATTTCAGTCAGTTAGATGATCATCTTGGAGAAACCGGGTGATTTCAAAGTCTCTTTTGTTTCTACAGAGCTTGGTTTTCTAGTTCTGGATGATCTTCCCGGTTGCTACGAATGCTTTTCCActtttatttctgcttttctATTTTGAAGCCTGGGTAAAAGGTAGCCTTGAAGATCACATACTGAGAGGCCACCCAATATTCCCATTGTTAAGGCAAGGGGAGGTGGGGGTGCATAGGAATTGTCTTTCTCTCCTTCCCTCACGAATACCtgaataatacatgttttaaaaagccCTTGAGAAGAGGTTCTAGAGACAGCGCCACTCCATTCATTTTTTATATCCTGAAGGAATACTCTCTGAGGTCTGGACACTGCACTTCAGATTGCAAGTCTGCAGTCTACTAACAAACAAAGCTGGATGACAGCAAAGGCAGGAAGACAGTAGGCTGACATACCAAGCACTGAACCTCATGAATTTCAAAAGCTGTACTCTGCGCTCTGCAAACAGTCAAGAATTCAAATGCAAAACATCTTGACTGCAGCAGTGAGAATATTTACATGTGCTCATCAAACAGTGCCCCAGAACTCCTTTGAGAATCTTCTAGCTctgtatgttttatattttcaaaagtaAACTCAAGTACAGTAGATTCTGTCGAAACCAAATCCGTTGGGATTGTTCAGTACTCTGATAGGAAGCTGTACCAATCTAtgctttgtttttacaatattttatgtttaaacaaaaatgtacagaGATAGCAGTAAATGGTTACACACTCATCACAGAATTATAATTTTGAACTTTGGTTTCCACTGCTGCTGACAGACTGCGTTTCATTGTGATAGCAGGGCTCAGATTGTAGCTCACTTCAGACCAGCAGGGTTCAGATTGTAGCTCACTTCAGACCAGCAGGGTTCAGATTGTAGCTCATTTCAGACCAGCAGGGTTCAGATTGTAGCTCATTTCAGACTAGCAGGGTTCAAACCAGCAGGGAGCCTaccattataaaagtttatcatagtaaaagcatagcaaagtgtaataaagcacagtgacatcATGGTgcagcataggtaagcattgtaaagactagAAAGATATAAcggatagtaaaaaaaaacatagcaaaccagggtaaactgtggtaaatgcatagtgtaagcatgggaaaagtgcaacaATACTGTGGTAAAGTTTTGTAAGGGATTCACTAGTGTTGAAAGAAAATGACTGTATAAGTTTAAGAAGATGATTCACATGAACTTTCTTACATAAAGACAGAGGGCAGGAACAGAGGGACACTTAATAACAATGATGAGCTTATTACAAACATTattgaaacacaaacaaaaatcaaaacGTGCCGTTTATCGGACAGAAGCTTAGCAACTAAAGAGACAACCTGTGGATGGAGCAGGCAATCTAGCAGGTCGTTGGTAGTGATTGTTAAAGTGTCTGCTTCCTTCTTATCTTCCTCCAGCACAGCCTCATTAGTGCTGTCTCTTTCAGGTGCACTGCTGGGACTGCATTTTTCACAGCAGTGCCTCTCAAGTTTATTACTGGGTGCACTGCAATCAGAGTGCTTACAGCTGCACCGCTCTCCTCCTTTGTCCCCAGGACTTGCTGATTGCTCGTCTAATTTCGGAGGCACGGGAATCAGGTGCAGTCCGAAGGTTATCTGCGGAGGTTCACAATGACCTTTTCTTCTTATTTTATTTGCCGTAGTTCCATCAGTATCCCGCTTCCTCTTCGTATGGGAGCTCACCACTGCCCCAGGATTCACAGACAAGGTCTCGTTACAGAGGTCATTCCGCTTGCCCAGGCATGACTGCACAGCAAGGCTCAGGTACCGCAGATTCAATTCATGTGATGTCGCTTCAACCTGGGTAATAAGGAAAATATGAGAGTAATTAAGAGTCAgctcaatgcatttttatttttttgatcttCTGGAAGTCATTACAGAGACTCATTCCCTCGGTTCCAGTGGGGAGATACTACTGCTACCCAATTCTCCAGCTGGATGACTGACTCACAGGGAGGTCACCCAGTGAATCAGGGTTAGAGCTGATTCCCAGCTTCTGAACTGACTTGGCTCTGTCTCAGCTGTCAAAACCACCAGGGCAACCTGCTTTCCATTCTCAGCATCCTGGTACCTCTTTGAAGTTTGGTAGCAGGTGTACAATGTCTCCCTATTTTAGGAGATGCCTAGTCATAGCTGTTAAATGCTAAGTGGTTTGCTCTTTCCTTTTTAAGGTCCTTGGTTTTAATGTAACCTTCGTTCAGCTCGACGGCAGGCTGCTATCGCTACGGGCTCTTTGTGACATCTTTTTATCCAGACTGTAGAGGGCACTTACGATGTGAATCCACATGCTGTTACCCTGCGAGAACAGAACTGTGGAAATCccattgaaatgtttttattgtctGGGGAATTATAGTTTGTCATATAATTTGGAATAACATGTACTCTATATGAAAGCTGCGTGATTGATAGGGCTGGAAGCCGAGCAGTATTAGAGCACTCGAATGGACACAGAGACTCTCTGCTGATTGATACGGCTGGAAACCAAGCTGCATTAGAGCTCTCTTCCCCCTCCGAATGGACACAGAGACTCTCTGCTGATTGATAGGGCTGGAAGCTGAGCTGCATCAGAGCACTCGAATGGACACAGAGACTCTCTGCTGATTGATAGGGCTGGAAGCAGAGCTGCATTAGAGCTCTCTTCCCCCTCCGAATGGACACAGAGACTCTCTGCTGATTGATAGGGCTGGAAGCTGAGCTGCATTAGAGCACTCGAATGGACACAGAGACTCTCTGCTGATTGATAGGGCTGGAAGCAGAGCTGCATTAGAGCTCTCTTCCCCCTCCGAATGGACACAGAGACTCTCTGCTGATTGATAGGGCTGGAAGCAGAGCTGCATTAGAGCTCTCTTCCCCCTCCGAATGGACACAGAGACTCTCTGCTGATTGATAGGGCTGGAAGCCGAGCTGCATTAGAGCTCTCTTCCCCCTCCGAATGGACACAGAGACTCTCTGCTGATTGATAGGGCTGGAAGCAGAGCTGCATTAGAGCTCTCTTCCCCCTCCGAATGGACACAGAGACTCTCTGCTGATTGATAGGGCTGGAAGCTGAGCTGCATTAGAGCATTCTTCCCCCTCCAAATGGACACAGGGAGTCTCTGCTTGTGAGTGTCTTTGGACCTCACTGTCTGTCCAGGTTGTCGATGGCACATCACGCCAGCCTTGCTTTTAAGGTTTTGAGCATATCGCTTGCATTTGAGAAGCCATTATCTTAACGTTTTACCTGGTCAGTATTCATTTAGTATAACTTCCAGGGCTTCTTTAGCCGCAGTGGTTAGCTGTGAGATTTCTGCTGTGCCCTGGCACTGGGGGTCTTTTTGCCAGGTCAGCCAGAGGGCTGACCTCTGAGCGAAGCCTCTGCCTACACAATGCAAATATACCTCGTGGGATTTAACCAGTTATCTGAATTGTCAGGGCTCGGAGCAGACTTAAGGGCACAGACCAGTGTTTTAGTGAGGGCCTCTCCCACACGTGCTTCATCATCGACATCCTGAGGACAGAGGAAACAGGGGCCCTTAGAACCACAGCACACCAAGAAGCACAGACATACAAAAGGAGAATTGTTTTTTGTGATTGCAATAGTTCACTTGATTCACCTGGCTTGAGCCCTCCAGTATAACAAAGGGTATGACTTGCTCTTTTGTTATCTTGAAGAACTCAATTACAATTTATGAGAGCCTATTCATTAATCCTATAGTTCACGAGAGCCTGTTCATTAATCTTATAGTTCATGAGAGCCTGTTCATTAATCATATAGTTCACGAGAGCCTTTTCATTAATCCTATAGTTCATGAGAGCCTATTCATTAAtcctatagtttttttgtttttctatagttATTTCTCAGTGACAGATACCTGGAATTGACAATAAGAATCTGTAAACAATGATACTCAATGCAGTCCTTTGTAAAGCTTCAGTCCAGTCAGGGTGAATAGTTAGGAGGCCTGGCTGTTTGTGTTCTGCATTATGAGCAGAGTGCAGTCACTACTGGAACGGCATTATGTCATACAGCCTTATAACTGGTTCTGTGTAAATCACATAGTATACACATCAGTCATTATGCCACATAAAATAAATGATAACTATCCGCGCTTTCATAAAAAATCAACATACAGCACCACAGATGCAATATTGTAAGTACAGTGAACATGAGAGACTCTTCTGAATTACCATTTCAAGCCAGGAGTTGATGCTGACAGTGATTGGATCAATGGACTCCACATAGTGCCACCAGTGTCTGGGAACAAAAAGGACCTGATCATGGGATATAAAACAAAGAAGGAAATCACTTTGTGACACAGCAAGGAAGCACACTTTGTCTTTCCAGTCCTGCCATTTCAAGTATGTTTGTTCAATTATAAATCTTCCCCAGACGTCAAACAGGCTTTTAGGGTTATGCTCCTCAATGGCTCTGCAAATATTGACGTTATAAAGAAAGAGGAACACGGGAATAAAGcaatctgtgtgtgaatgtgtagaaaaaaaagcaaattccACGGCTTGGACCTCAGGATAATATTTCCTTATGCTCACCATAAGCTTCCAAAGAAAACAAGTCTGATGGAAGGgctaaacatacagtatgtaggGGGAAGGGGGTGTGCTGGAAGGGAGCTATTGTTAGAAACCGTGGAATCTATATAAACCTGCCTGGTAATAATTTCTATGTCAGCTCTGCTTCCAGGAGGTGGAATGTTTATTATGACATCACAAAGGTAACTGATGGCAACACGTTATCCCATAATGTACTGTAGATCatgcagtgtgtatatatatatatatatatatatatatatatatatatatataaaattattctttttttttttaatctccacTTTTGGAGATAACATTATTTTACACTCAGAATGCCAATGCAAGAGAAATCTCCGGAGATGAAGAATGTTCATTTGGCCAGTCAACGGTATCTTGTTTGATAATCTCAGTTAGGTAAGCACACCTTGTTAGCAGGACACTGTACTGAGCCACCAGCACCAGCCCCTGGAGCACAGGCAGGCCTCACAGGCCTGGACCCAGTCCAGTTTACCTTCTGATGTTGGACAAGGCTGATTTCAAGGCTGATTTCAAGGCTGATTTCAAGGCTGATTTCAAGGCTGATTTCAAGGTGCTGTGATTTGTTGCCGCTGTTAGCTTGTGGGATATAATGAGATAGCATCGGTATACTGAACATGCAAATGTCTAACAGCTCTGACTGCAGTAGACCGACAAGTCAATGCATGGGGTTGGTATTTGGGATTAAATGCAAAACCAGCGATATCATTTATTTGGCACGGTCG contains the following coding sequences:
- the LOC117426665 gene encoding HSPB1-associated protein 1 homolog isoform X1; the protein is MFSIPMLSHYIPQANSGNKSQHLEISLEISLEISLEISLEISLVQHQKVLFVPRHWWHYVESIDPITVSINSWLEMDVDDEARVGEALTKTLVEATSHELNLRYLSLAVQSCLGKRNDLCNETLSVNPGAVVSSHTKRKRDTDGTTANKIRRKGHCEPPQITFGLHLIPVPPKLDEQSASPGDKGGERCSCKHSDCSAPSNKLERHCCEKCSPSSAPERDSTNEAVLEEDKKEADTLTITTNDLLDCLLHPQVVSLVAKLLSDKRHVLIFVCVSIMFVISSSLLLSVPLFLPSVFM
- the LOC117426665 gene encoding HSPB1-associated protein 1 homolog isoform X2 codes for the protein MFSIPMLSHYIPQANSGNKSQHLEISLEISLEISLEISLEISLVQHQKVLFVPRHWWHYVESIDPITVSINSWLEMVEATSHELNLRYLSLAVQSCLGKRNDLCNETLSVNPGAVVSSHTKRKRDTDGTTANKIRRKGHCEPPQITFGLHLIPVPPKLDEQSASPGDKGGERCSCKHSDCSAPSNKLERHCCEKCSPSSAPERDSTNEAVLEEDKKEADTLTITTNDLLDCLLHPQVVSLVAKLLSDKRHVLIFVCVSIMFVISSSLLLSVPLFLPSVFM
- the LOC117426665 gene encoding HSPB1-associated protein 1 homolog isoform X3, coding for MFSIPMLSHYIPQANSGNKSQHLEISLEISLEISLEISLEISLVQHQKVLFVPRHWWHYVESIDPITVSINSWLEMDVDDEARVGEALTKTLVCALKSAPSPDNSDNWLNPTRLKRHHMN